gtgccatgcacaccccgagcatttagctcacatactatctagttgtaaaactgacgcgggaacgacctacattcaaaggcacaatgagTCACTAAGAGTGCTtaattaccatctttgtcactcttatggcattaaccttaatatcgctcctctaaatgctcctagggaaattgattcaattgtcgagaatgggaagtgccgcatatactggaactttatgttctcgacaatcgtttctgttactcactcgaggcctgacatggttcttcttgacttcgagaagcgaaccatgttcgttatcgaattttcggcaccagctgataaaaacatcatagccaaggagaatgaaaaaaaagagaggtatcgagaccttataagggagttgcaacgattgtacccggaatgttCTGTTAAACTGAGCGTCCTTATCagcggcgctcttggaggtgccaagctttcacttgctaacggcctaaaaagcatccctgcgtgtcaacaatatgctagaacacttgcgggaaaaatgcagagggcggttgtccttggatcactccgtgttcttagggtgcacgaggcttttgccggatcgtcgtattgattccttcacagactgtaaccacctatttcacggttgtgagacgtagttgtggctgaaattttaccgcgatttcgctggaagcgggtgcaatttttcagattagcacccgctcgcgGCGAAaacctgcggttgtccttatgacaaatttttaattatatatatgtgtgtgtgtatatatatatatatatatatatatatatatatatcataccttaaattttgttttaaaacactaTACATATGTaaaagtagaggagagtactcgaatatgagatatgctcgtaatatgagaaaacgggttattagctaaactaagagacccactctgttggttctatcactatcttgtagcccttgaagaaagagtaatttcgtggtatagtccatttttcatttggcttctaattctaaagattatgggcgaactttttgtgaaatcggtggtggtcgagttcttggaagggaattctttaaaccctatttattattcattaaatacgtATTTAGCattaaagtttgtctggagtgatggggattgaataactaagtaggaaaatatcgatagtgttgaagtttttcattgtacaggtcaggcatagtaagtgcatagttgcacggtttggttctcataatatgagatacctgtggtttttataacactgtggctgcgcgggggaaattggttacaaaaatgtttgtgactactgcaaaaactaaatatatctaaatagcagtaaatttatacttagGGAAcgtagaatgaagtttttcattaaaaataatactttattttgcattttgttaactatttcctggggtatatcatattatgagaatagtttgacgagtttggaaagagcacttttttaaattttttgtattttcagcataaaaaagtttttaaataaaattgtttatttgagcttcttatgagaAACTAAATTTCCTGTAACattacctatattacttttaacttCAGTAAATAATTCCGACAATCACGTCAAACAGAGTTGGtaattaattttagcatttcagagacaaatttaatgtattataattgacaatatactatttttttgtttctaaagaaatgtcaaaattctttataaaatggataaattggctttatcgtctgctttattttttacagaattttgaattttgatagcattcaacattttaaagagaaaaacgTTTAGctttgtcataattaaaataaataaaacttatcagtcattaaaaaataggtgaacgtAAAACTTTTTCCGATAATGTAATAacattataagtcataatttattatttatatcacaTAGATAggtatgtaacgatataatatttaaaatttttattttaaaaataaataattagttttcattatataactactcactaataattttgaatctttcgaataattatataataaacacttaatattcgagtggtaaataaatatgcagtacatcatttacatttatggtaactcgtgTAATTGTAACAGCGGtggtaattcatttttaaaattctctaacttaagcaattaccgacgcggaacgtctaaAAAATGCCggaaactgcgaagtaactccgagaagttgacccacaaaccaagagggcgcttttagcagtcagattttgacggagtctcttattccattacatgagcaatctcccaactcatctcttctattataagcatagatgcgacACGGGAGGTCAGAGTGGGAGAATGAGgtctcgaggtgctgccctcttcaactttccGACGTTTCTATGACAACCGCGTCCTTTGTCCACGTGTAAAGGAGTGGTGGGGCCAAGGGGCACATTGAAAGCTAAAACGAACGTGACAGTGATTTTCTGTTTCCCAATTTTCGCGCTTGCCTTCGCAAGCCATATGTATAGATGAATCGGGGCTGTCTCTGAAcgctgaaaatatttaaattagtgagggcctaaaattattatatttattatgatgttaaaattaatcaatttctttcacatttttttttaaagggacattttcgacatactaaataaatttaaaaacaaattcttttcgtactttagattttcagtgaaatatcaaaatttttttttttaaataaattaaaaatttaaatgaaattaagataaatataaaaaataaataaattctggattaattcagaatttagttaaatttaaaaacttaaaaaagtttcgttaaattaattcgtctggtttcttttaaaagagaaataaaaaaatataaaaaaatataattttcacaaaaatagtgaattgaaggttcgaatacttcactgtataaatttcttctacgtgtatttttaaatcctaaaatattttatttttttcgcataattaaggtataactgaagtaatatttacacttctgtGTAGTGTCAAATTGACTATTTACATTTAGTTCcgatgaaaaatttaatgtttgtactactcattcaattatttttaaaaaattatattaaaattctgtttttttttattatttgaaacgtataatccaaatagtttataaaaataattcaaagaattgaagaatCCAACAAAATTCATAAGAAATATAATGCGTATacgggtgcatctcagcaactaaggctattacaaaaaaatggaaaagaaaagaattccaaagaattaaaataattcaataattttttgcaaaccgggaaatgaccggaaatttgtttccttgattgaAACGGCCACctgaatttcttagtatttaaaacattttgatattcattggtgttttcctgtttgcaataacaaaggaaaactatccaattaggggttttaggtgtttaaaaatcgtgatttatttttttcatgaatattttcgaaataattttcacattgtacacaatAGCTGGTTTTTAGGTAAGAAAGTCACGAAGAGGAATACAGAGtcttttattatctcaaacttgTAACTTACGCTATGCCTTATAGCTATATGAAACCCCTCAtataagttattatttaaaacacacTTTCGATTGTTTTGAATGCAGTATGAAACACTttgaatttctaatatttaaagtcgaaatatataatgaatttgcaatcaagaagattaattttcttataaaaagacgaatttttaacaaattccatgaattttctaccaaatagttgaattttcaacttataaaggatcaatctctaatcaagaatagaaaagttgcaattttcagagaaaaaattgatttttacataaaaaaataccaaattgtcaacaaaaaagttaaattttaagccaaagaggtaaatcttgcagaaatatgactttaaaaaaactagatttaacaaacacgaaaaaaacacagaaaagttcagttacaaacgaatcctacttcaACTGCCTGCCATCTTGTTAAATCATGAcacaaaatagactaatttagatcgtaaaattgcatttttaataaaaagacagtGTGAAAAaacaaccaagaaaattaattttcgaccagaaagatgaattttcaacaaaatcaataaattttctgccaaataattaaattttaaacttataacgtataaatttctaacaaaaatggacagttacaaatttcagataaaaaatcagctttgaacaaaacaaaaaacacaaaatgtcaagaaaatgattacatgttgaaaaaagattaattttcaactaaatcgaagaattaaagttttaacaaaagagtgaaTCCTAAATATCAAGGGGGAGTCCTaaatatatgaatctttaatgataaagttcaacttttaaccaagagttTTCAATACGATAGGagcaatttttaaacagaaaataataaatataaaaaaatgtattattatttaaaaaacgaatttccaacaaaatagttacatttttaacaaaagagttcagcctaaaaatgactgtttatccgcagaagataaatgttctaaaaatagaatacttaaaatttcgactaaaggtttgaatctaaaaccaaaagaatatttttttcccacgtggttcaacttttaaccaagcttctgaattcctaacgaaacaagatgactttttaacaaaataattgcattttttacagaataataaaatttttaactgaatactagaatttttaaccaaatgagttgaattccgaaccacaaatataaaagtagactttctactaaaaagaattttaccgaaaaaaaacgagaaaaaggggttGCAGTTCACTGACGGCcacttaaagtttcgatttttgtatttaatgaaattatccttacaATGTATAGTTTAagatttgtttagcataaaaatacacaacgaaaaatcgacaagactcagaaaacgaaattgcaacaataattaaaagaattacaaagaacaagtatattgagactatacttaagaaactttattttcaattttatttatactggataaaatatcaatattacagagaaaagtaacagcgttttactttgaagaattcaaatgatttaaaaactgaaattaatttaaaaaatgaaagggcctctcatttttctcattctcataatttatgattgcgAAAGTATAAGAAAATGAAGGTCAgaaaagtccgaaaagaaagaacgagttcgttaaacagccattttggataaaaattcataaggttaaagaatttgcaaaaattttgtcagtagttttttatacttaaaatgtttatttacggctattgttagtactcagaaggccaaacaatttatcctgatgacttttttatgCAACAAAAATTCTCAGACTTAtagtattttcaacatttttaatatcaatcgagaatcaaaattttaagccaaacaacgtacgatataaaaaaagtaaagtaaagtaaaaaaaaacattgttagtcaaaagccctataagattatcatggaaacttttttgattttcttgtaaaatcgaaaattctaatttttattgcacaaaaatcatgagaaataaaaaatctcattttgtggtcaaactatgcaggatacgaaagaaaatgaatcaacaaaaattgggatctcaaaaaagatctacaaatttgttaacaatCATTTCTTGATGcgacgcgtaccttttgtttcattcgcaaaaaataacattgaaaatctaaaaaaaactttgtgaaaaaatgatagaagttacgaaaaaaaaagattgaacaaaaattgtttacccggaaaagagctacaaatttgtattcattcattacattcttatcatttatgatggagaaagtttTAGAATTGCCAGAAATTTGACAcaacgtttaaattttgaaccaaatgacgccaaattttgctttatctataaaaaaaataatatgaaaaccaaattCTATCATCAGCATAACAACGCGAGGtacaaaacaatgtttaaaaaagggactgtattttttaaatttattttaagttggttcagaaaatataaatttacaaccgtctgtcaaaaaacgagtgcgccTACAGAGCTTtgcgaaacttaatctttaactatacttatttaagtaaaaaattcagaatatgaacacgcatataaatactgcgatctaaagatatctttttgataaagtttcatttaagcattctaaatgcaaaaaataatgatCTGAGCGAGAATCGCGGGAATCAACAGCCACGCGCTCTACCCGTGCAGAACTTTAGTTTGGCCCGAACTGGGCCCAGAGTAGATCGCCCAGCTTGGCCCAGACTTGGCcctagtttattttaaaatatgtgccattttttattttccgaattaaaactcaaaattgcggtaaagtatttttttatgtaaatttattaGCTTATAGAGGTTTGGAATAAACAGTACTTTGACGCTAATTAGAAGACAATTACAGTAAATTATAGCTAATTACATTATTGCTTATATTAACAAGATTTTGCACTATCCGGTTCTTACATCTCCATTAATTATCAAAGAatcagcttttaaattaaaaaatgaccaaaattaatgtaatatttaaaaatcatttgactcGTTGGACTTGCGTGTCCTTGACTTCTATCCTCCGTCCCAGTCTTTAGAATTAGTGAAGACATCTCCAACGTGGGTAAGGAGGTCTTTTTCAGAAACCGCAAATTTTTCGTTTAATAGATctggaagataatttttttaacagtaaatatTACGCAGAAATNNNNNNNNNNNNNNNNNNNNNNNNNNNNNNNNNNNNNNNNNNNNNNNNNNNNNNNNNNNNNNNNNNNNNNNNNNNNNNNNNNNNNNNNNNNNNNNNNNNNggcttacatacatggcgagttgaatatagtaattacaaataataaaagtgtttaattaataatgaagtgagacatgtgaactgagaagtaaacttcATTTTCTTTTCTGTACCAATAACATTATAAAATAGCTGCTAAGTAAGCATGGTGTTTAGCGCttttttttactgcataaaaaaggtatgttatgaatagataggatatgtttcaaataaagtgaatgaaatattacatgcgtaaactttaaattaacattgcctacatttactcaCAGTGATtggggcaaacaggtgaatctaaacataaccgtttgaagtttcgaacgcaaccatggaaactatcataaacttgatccgaagatgcacggacttggccgaatggccgatccgaatgcaactttaaaggcgtaCAATGCATACAATGCAatccgtcttgcatttgtgtaatgcaaaaaagtactatataggcgattttaattcggtttttaAATCTCCCGTGCTCGAGATCTTGTGCTAATTCGTCAAAGCCTTCGAGACTCAGAAggcgtgcgcaaaatatacgtataaccaaattctgaaataaggttatgttccccaggatgcaccgcgcatttcaaataattagttacgacttaaaaacaatgtaacacaatattagaatgcggtcataaaaattctcgggacgtggtttctttgcgaaatttttcttaaatctttgtttgcgaaatcattttattagttgaaatcattgaattatttgaaacctataattcgttaaaaaaacttgtaaaatgtcttgaaaccttttcaaatcttccaaatgtttttaaatttttgaaatctggtaaACTGtagccttttaaaaatctttgaaaccctttacgtcttttaaaagtttaaaaatttttgtgaaattgttatgaaatatttaaatctgataaacacgccgtTATGAAATgtagaaaatcctttaaaatatttaaaaatctttatcaaTGTTTTCTAATAttgtgtatactcaaaaaccgagtggtaaaactcttgaaaattgcgTTATATgaccatggctcattctaatagatcTTTTTATTCTGGACGTCGGCAGTGTGCACGTGCcaaaattttacgtcatttccgtatttttcgtacagttttgtgtcgaattgtttgaaaaatattgtaaataaaaacagcAACAACATATTAATTTGCCAATAACAGAGATTTtcaaggtagaacatttttaagtctattcaaaaaaagaaaacggtgaaaaaagtgcaaagactgcaccgaccaaggccattatttgcatctgttagcacctgtcatcttctaaaaaatgcttaaaaattcggcgataCTCACGGAAGATGATTTAGAAGGTTCGAAAActcgataacaatgcttcatttaatatgtaagcaaatgttagcaaagaaagaaaatattaatacctgccaaacacaacctcagctaacctttctactgaatcactctTTTTCCTTGTAAAGATCGTTTCCGAAATACCGAAATTACATAcaatcctggcacgtgcgcactgtcgacgtctagaatgaAAAGGTTTATTCTGAAGCTGAggtaatattgaagatttcagctaataatttttataatttctaagtcaaatatcacaaaaaatgtatactttaacattctatagtagctgagacgaaattttaaagatggctgaacacccagcttataagaataattcgccgcttcttacctcacatcatttgaatttcagattcaccgttgcaatttttataatcatacggattgcaattttcgttgcagttagtcaaaagcgtttgattcccaaattttaatcaaaaggtaAAACTACAGATTTTATCagcaattaattacgtacaacctggagatattcactttttttaattaattaaattcgaagtacaaaacgattttgacacttgtcaaaatcctggggaacataaccttttttcagaatttggttatacgtatattttgcgcacgtcttctgagtctcgaagcctttgaccattCGACGCAAGAtttcgagcgcgggagatttggaaaccgaattaaaatcgcctatatagtacttttttgaattacacaaatgcaagacgggttgcattatATGCTAGACTATGTAATTATATTctctatgactacatagtaaacNNNNNNNNNNNNNNNNNNNNNNNNNNNNNNNNNNNNNNNNNNNNNNNNNNNNNNNNNNNNNNNNNNNNNNNNNNNNNNNNNNNNNNNNNNNNNNNNNNNNcatcgatagatgtgtctgcaaagatgcagcattctaccagcgtgacctatcgatggcctggattgattatcggaaagctttcgattcgacctcccatagaatCGAAAGTacatcgaaagtacaaggtcactcatgtattttacatggacgatcttaagatctacgctaaaaacggagagcaactgcatctagctctagggattgtcgaatgatatactaaggaaattggaatggaatttgggttaggcaaatgcgccaaggtttatttgaagccgtcaagggggtcgcggaatattgagttttgaatgtcttcacaacaggattattctgggtacagtaaatagagttgcaaatggaagagaccctctttttaaaatggtcaggaatcacgaagaagtgggcaaagcagCATTTCTGtagaaagcagcggaggaggctgctgaaacactcggacttgacttcagtattaggggtgagctttccttaaatcgcccggattgaatgctagtacagagggtttcatttttgcatgccaagacggtgtcatttccaccttaacataccgtcgccacattttgagctaagacattcccgatgatagccgcagggcgtgccatgcacaccccgagcatttagctcacatactatctagttgtcaaactcgcgcgggaacgacctacattcaaaggcacaatacggcactaagagtgctttattaccatctctgtcactcttatggcattaaccttaatatcgctccactAAATGCTCCTCgaaaaattgtcgagaatgggtagtgccgcatatactggaactttatattttcgacaattgtttctgttgctcactcgagggcTGACATGGTTCttgttgacttcgagaagcgaacatgttcgttatcgaattttcggcaccagctgacaaaaacatcataaccaaggagaatgaaaagaaagagaggtatcgagaccctataagggagttgcaacgattgtatccggaatattctgttaaactaatcgtccttatcatcggagctcttggaggtgcttgcctttcatcggccttttcaggcgaggaaacaaaaaaaagtcgggggggggggcacatctgggctgtagggcgtCTATGGAAGCGTTAGGATGCCGGCCTGgttcaggtagctgttcacaagaaaggcggtgtgagccggaGCGTTGTCGTAatgcaacttccagtcggctcCGATGTCTTGTCGGACCCGATTGACCCTTCGTTTGAGTCTCTTGAGCACTTGCACGTAAAACTTGGCGTTGACGGTTTGTCCAGGAGGAACAAATTATGGTGGATGATGCATTGTCGGTTTTTGTCGAAGTCGAcggtcttccagcacggtcttcatcggcgacctcttcccggccctccagGAAGGCCTGCTGCCACCGAAACACACAgcttcttgctaaagcaacatctgggtaagcctgcttgattatataaaacgtctctgtcgcagatttaccgagtttcacacagaatttaatcgcgtacctctgctctaacgaacactgcattttcggcttgcaccagtCACAAAAAtacgtcgcgtgaaaatgcctgtcctgactctccaagtgctcggagacaactgaccagccgctcgttcattagctaggaacgccctctNNNNNNNNNNNNNNNNNNNNNNNNNNNNNNNNNNNNNNNNNNNNNNNNNNNNNNNNNNNNNNNNNNNNNNNNNNNNNNNNNNNNNNNNNNNNNNNNNNNNTAATTTCCTTATCAACAATACATGTGCACATAtcataatcttttaaaagttCCGTTCCTGGTACTTACTTCATAACAGTAAACTGCATGGACAAATCTCGCGACAAGAATTTTGTCATCATATTAATTGCAGATTTTCGAAGACTTTGTTTGTCCATTTACAAAGTTATGgaagttttctgtaaaaatgtatacaaaatatgAACAAAGTATATGTGATaggaactattttatttaaaatctaaattaaatattctaattaatGTTCATATACTAAAATAAAGACAGGATATTGAGAAAAACTAACGAATCGTTTGGAGCATTCTTCGCCCCTctgtattttttcattgaaactttgtaGGTCCTCAATGGTTTGAAAGGTCAATTTAAATCATATTgctgaacgaaattttttttcgaaaaataatttatagcgaccatattttcaaacatattctttagaattatttgatTTTCCCGCATATCCCTTACTTCTGTTCTCAGGAGTTTCACTTCTTTTAATACTTGGCGCactaaacaaaaagtattaaataataaaagaagtttcatctcatAAAATACCGAAGTAAATTTAAaagcaatataataaaatataaagaacGGTTGACATTATTGGATCGATGTTTTGGgtgattttttgttgtatttattttttaaataattattttctcactTGTGACATTAGAGGTGTCAGGAGAGGGAGGTCTTGTAGTCATTATTGGAGAAGAAATGCTACTTTGTGACATTTGTGAGCCAAGTTTTATTGCACTcagatttgtttgttttttattcgaCGTTCTAGATTGATAATTTTCCTTagagaattctgtaaaaataaatgaaaaatttgtcaatgAAAAAAAGAGTGTAAGGTTATACAAAGTCATCTAAAGAAAGAagaaattgaaatacttttattttgaactgatgagttaaaaataaaagtacttgTTAAATAGAAATACTAACTTTTCAATTTCTCACGTGGTGCTGCAAAGcagttttttggctttagagTTTCGTCATCTACATTGTAGAAATCGCTATCGCTTTCAAAGGACAAATCGGTTCCTATAACAATAGTAAACATGAATAAATTGAATAACTTTACGGAATTTATTTACCTACACAAAAATtacttgcaattttttattgaaattgaagaaataccATTATCTTGCCCTGAATTGAAGTATAAAAGTGGATGTTCTTCAAAGCTAACATTCTCAAACACAAGCGAACGGTTAGTGCAAGGACCCTTCTCTGTGACAAGTTTTTCACTGCcagtataaaaatgtaaaataaattaggTATCTAAATGCTTCGTACTTGCAAAAACATCAGACGAAATATTTTGAGGAACATATTCATAAAgaagttttttcaacttttaagtgaataccaaaagataaaaaaactatcaattaaacAGTAATAAAATCAAATAACCGATAAATATAaagtcataaatattaaaaagaaatatgtaCGTTTGCTTTGGTTCCTTCCTACAGCTTTTATTAATGCTGGATTCTCTCTTTGAATCTCCTCACTTTCATTCTCACTGTTGTTACGACTATTATCAGACCAAA
This DNA window, taken from Belonocnema kinseyi isolate 2016_QV_RU_SX_M_011 chromosome 9, B_treatae_v1, whole genome shotgun sequence, encodes the following:
- the LOC117180489 gene encoding uncharacterized protein LOC117180489; translated protein: MASENNKQCSNTRKRSQSRTSPEIPHIWSDNSRNNSENESEEIQRENPALIKAVGRNQSKLKNLSQRRVLALTVRLCLRMLALKNIHFYTSIQGKIMVFLQFQ